In Salvia miltiorrhiza cultivar Shanhuang (shh) chromosome 4, IMPLAD_Smil_shh, whole genome shotgun sequence, the DNA window agttCAGCTCGAAAAAAGCTTGTTCAAGTTCttttagagaagctcgataaataaacaaaccaaacttgaacttagtagtattcggctcgttagctcgtgaacatgttcgtcaagtgattcaacttgaaaaatataaattattagtagatacaacttatatttatccactaaaattaataataattgtattaaatttctaattaattttatttgtcataagaaaataattaatatatttattagtattttaaataaaataatttgtttttaaaataaaataatcaatattttggatataaatataaatttagaaagttcgtataggctcgattaggctcgtgagcctcaaattATTCGGTAATTAAAGTTCGAGATTCGaatcgatactaaacaaaccaaacttgagcacaccactattcgattcggttcggttcgattacacccctaagTAACCCCTATAGCGTAAAACCCCCCTTAGTCACtatgtgtgcaactaaacccctaaactccgagaaaagggtgcaaattcccccctctgacctaacgtcggctgttcaactttttttttttttaattaactctcatctctctcactcagccctctttctctctcggccACTGCACCTCCGCTAACGGTGGTTGAATCACCAAGTTGTTGGATCATCTTTTATCAGCAACACAAACGATTAatccaattccaattccaatcAAATCGACATTATATAGAAATAGCGAAAATAAGGAGGTTATGATCGTTACACTGTGAGAGGCGTCAAATTTGGCGACGGCGCCGACGCCTTGCCAAACATCACAAACTCGCGAAGCTTCGAGGCGGCTGGCATGCTTCTGCAGCGTGATTTGGGGGCGACCTTCGCGCTGTCTTTTGTTGAAGCAAAGCACAGAGGACTACCGCAAGTTTGAGAGAGAGCAGCCGGTGGTGATGGGGAGCGTGCGCAGTGTTCTTCGTTCGAAATTCGAGCGGTGGAGACAGGCCGATGCTAAGGTTCTATCTTTCGTCCTTTTCAGAGGAGAATCGAGCAGGAGACGGCTCTCCTGTTGGGTGCGGCTACATTGGAGCCATGGATTGGCTGCTTGCCGGCCTTTTAGCAGCGGTGGCGTCGATTTTGCCGTATTTGAGAAAAAGAGGCGAcacctcatcgagaaaagctagggctCGCGATCTGTCACAGGTTGAGAGAAAGAGCATGCGGTGGGTGTCGTTGGCGGTAGGCAGCCGGTTTGCCGAATATCGCGGCGGCGATTTCGGATGgaaggggggaattagggctcgcccttGACGCTGAGCATATGCAGCCGAGAGAGCTCTGGGGTTTAAGGCCCAGGAGAGAAggaaaggggcggcgccctcggCTAGCCTCGCctggcctcgccggagcttgaatcagcggcggcggcgatcagATTTTGGAGGAGGAGGGCTCCCTATTTTTTTGTGCGTGACTTtatgagagaaaagagagatgagatataattaaaaaagaaaagaaaaagagttgACTAACGGCCGTTAACGGCGTTAGGTTAGAGGGGgaaatttgcacccttttctcggagttcaggggtttagttgcacacacagtgagtaagaggggttatacgggctactacttcgggggccaatctgcaccttttcccattcttattttatatcttaagaagtgtacttatgtttgccctcccctatatattcatatatgtgTGTTTGTGAATGTTAATATACTCTATctatttatactatttttatatttaaataatatagttaaattttaaaatttgtatttcgataaaataataacaaatatagcCTAGCAACAATTATCCTATAATAAATGAGTAAGgattataacattttaaatatttttcatgcatTAAGTGGATAAATTAATTCGATCAAATTTGGCCAACAAACAATTAAACTTTCTAACTAAAATAATAAGTGATTTTACCAACAAAAAAAAGGTTAAAGTACAAATTCACCCCTGAAGTCggcacccctagagcgtattaCGCCCCAGACTCAACGTTGGCCCAAATAACTCCCCATAGCCCATATAAATACTACATTTAAGCCCACAACTTAACGGTTTGTTGACGCCGTTTCTTAAAACGACGACTAGTGTGTTCCATCGAGATTCTCGCCCATACCTGCTCGAGATTTGTACTTTAACCCTTTAATACATTTTAAGCCCACAACTTAACGGCAATGAGTTGCTCGAGATTCTCGGGATTTTCCAAATTCCTCGAGAGAGGCGGCGCCGGGGCATATGTCCGGGGGAATGTTCTAGGACAACCTGTTGGAGCTGAAGTCCGCCACCCTCAGGTTCTTGTAGAAGGAAATGGATGCTGGAAATTCAGTTGCCGCTGAGTAGGAAGGTCTCCAGAGATGACAACCTTTCAAGAATGGACGACGCGAAGGAGGCGGGGATCGATCCGGTGATGTTGTTCTTCGAGAGTTTAAGGTCAACGAGGGAGGCACATGTGTTGCCGAGCTCCGGCGAAATCCAGCTGGTGAAGTGGTTGTGTGAGAAGGAGAGCTCGAGCTCCTTAACGGCGTAGGAGAGAAGAGTTGGCATTGATGACGAAGGAGTTGACGGAGAGGTAGGGAGACGAGCATGTCTAGTGAGGAGAATGGGGAGAaggagataaaaaaataaaaataaaaataaagaaataaaaaataataataagaaacgGCGTCAACGGACCGTTAAGTTGTGGGCTTAAATGTAGTATTTATATGGGCTATGGGGAGTTATTTGGGCCAACGTTGAGTTTGGGAAGtaatacgctctaggggtgccAATTTCGGGggtgaatttataatttaacccaaaaacaaataaatttttttattacagTTGGAATTTaggtgaaaaaaataattatgctAGTATTctattattatatagataaaatcAAATTCTAAATTCAAACATTATAAATTGGGTgagaaaatttaatattatacttttaaatccataattaatactccctccatccaccaaagatatgccacaatttcctttttcgcccgtccacaaaaaatatgtcacgtccatttttagtagtagggtccacacaattccactcacatttaaagtgagacCCTTGCTCCACTACCAATTTTACTTACATTTTATTAAAGTTCGTGCCAAAAGTAAAGTGGCATATCTTtgatggacggatggagtattataatattatatattgaaataaattaattagttacacaaactatattaaaattgaatacATCTAATTTGACTACCACATTTTAATATATGCGCCACACATATGTGAATATATACACTTATAAAATGTGTGCTAGTTTTATATCTACATTAATTACctgtaaataaagaaatatgtGAATatctatataaattattaaaagggttaattgcaccaaatatcaccAATTTTGCCCGAAATCcatttttcccataattttaaaaagtttcatttttttttatcacagaTTGATTTAGCTGTTCATTTTTCCCACGATTTTTGCTCTGGTGACCGGAAAGTTGACGTGGCTCTGATGTGGATTTAAATTTACACATAATATTGATGtggaatatatattaatttaaaattactcaaataacaaaatcacacaaaaaaGCTCTAATATCAATTAGAACAAATTCGTTGTCGttgtcttcttcttcaccaaAAATCCGCTGCAAATCCACGCCACCCCTCTTCTCCACACCGCGGCGTTTCCAGTCGCCGCCCCAACTGCTGCACGCTACCCCTCTTCTCCACGCCGCGGCGTCGCCAGTCGCCGCCCCAACCGCTGCACGCCACCCCTCTTCTTCACGTAGCGACGCCGGCCCAACCGCTGCACGCCACCCCTCTAGCAGGTTAGTATTCCcccatttttttgttttctagACACGCTTGTGGGGCTGTGTTATGTTAGTGTAGGTTGTGTTTATGTATTCATTTAGTATGACATAGCTCAAGACATAGCTTTGATAGTGCAGATTGATGAGTGTCAGACATCATAGATGACACAAAGTCCTTCAACTTGGTTCCTAATGATTGCAGAAAATGACTTTGTTATTAAGATAAAAATACGGTTAGCAAAATTGGGAGAGATCATGTCAAGCAAGAGAGTAAATGTAAAATGCaagaaatgataaaattaaGACATGACTttgttattaaaataaaaatacggTTAGCAAAATGTGAAGAATGGATTTATCGGATTCTAGGTGCGTGGGTGGGTGAAGAATGAAAAAAAGCATTTAGTAAGGTAGAGAGGAATTCTGggaagaatgaaaaaaaaaattatggaaaaaataaaattcgggcaaagttcgtgatatttggtgtaataaaaaaaaacgcAACTTTTTCAGTCACCGGAGTGGAACATGTGTGACGTGTGCCGGTGAACCACATCAGCGCCACGTCATCTCCGATCTGAGGGGAGCAAAAAATCGTGGGAAAAATGAACAACTAATTCAAtctgtgataaaaaaaatataattttttaaaattatgaaaaaaatggaATTCGAgcaaagttggtgatatttggtgcaattaacccttattaaaattataattgaaaatcTATTGAATGACACTAAATTAAGttgattaattcatttaaatataaaaattcttTGAACAAATTAATTACACATACATATATGAGTCAATATTAAATGATTAAATTACCGTccctaagattaaaattaaaaaattacccacAAATACATCATCACATGTATActacatattttaaaaaaaaaaatatcacaacAAATCTCCCctatctctctcctctcttttttttgtaTGCACtcactctcctctctctctctctccatgtACACagtctatctctctctctcctctctctttctttctctttctctcgagCTCCTACGCCTGCGTAGGGACGGAGCCAgcgggggctagagccccctcccaaattttgagttttttttttttaattttaaaatatatatagatatatgtttatacctcttataaaataattttattttataaaagagtatttggttattatattctctcatatatacttaatttaaggataattttgttatttaaaactatataatctatgaaatattgtttgttattattactattatacttgtcttttaataaaaaatgcctaatatgtatgaaatgctaaaaaaaattataatgtattgaaactaatttgtaatatatagaaaatatataatctatgaatatgttgtttgttattattattattatgcttgtcttttaataaaaaatgtcttaaatatacggaatgtccaaaaaaaaatttgtgatatattgaaactatattatctatgaaaatattgttcgttattattagtattatgctcgtattttaataaaaaaaataccttaaatatacagaatgccccaaaaaaaattctcaggggctaccgcccccgaaccccgtacaagttcagcccccccgaacttaattcctggctccgtccctgcgcCTGCGCCATGACGATGAATATGTGTTTTTTTACTTAGTATTTAGAATGTAATGAAGGTCACCTgcaatttcaattcaattttttttatatccgTCTTCATAGCTTTGTGTGTGTGCGCCAAATctgacatttttattttttatggtgAACAAAGAAAACTACTTTTGATCGCACAATCTATTCATATCGCTAAAAATCGTGAAAAACAAAAGGAAGGCACGTAACTTGCAAATAATTATTTGGTGTTCATTTGTGAGAAATATTCAAACTCCacttgaaattaatttttgagTTCATTTGTTACGCAGACATTGCTTCTTTAGTGAATTGCTTCTTCGCTGAATTgagttcattttatttttatttttattttttggtttttttttccaAGTGATGATTTGTGAATTTTATTGAAGATATTTGATCGATCGAATGAGAAAGAGATTTTAgataattgattaatgttcttaaattcacaatcagatctatgaattcacaacttaaactcttaaatttacaatcagatctatgaattcacaacttaatgttcttgaattcacaaccacatttatgaattcacaattaaaactagaattcacaaccaattcgATGACTTTATAACTAAATCattaatgttggttgtgaattcgagtttaaaaactcgaattcacaattagttgttttagttgtgaatttgagttttaaaatttgaattcacagcCACTTTGATGAATTCATAACTGAATTgttagtgttagttgtgaattcgagttttaaatatCGAATTCACAAACAACTCTAttactagttgtgaattcaagtagtcgtgaatttgagttttaaagcttgaattcaagactaacaatatttctagttgtgaattcacgctttaaaacttgaattcacgactaacattatTTTCAGTTGTGAAtacaagctttaaaactcgaattcatagCCAAAACTAGatattcaattgtgaattcgagttttaaaacttgaatttataactaaaattagtgctagttgtgaatttgattttataacTAGAATTAACAGCTAAGAATAGACTTGGATGTCATGAATTCAAGTACAGCggacaatttttaaattttttatatgaagGATAAAATGGTAAATAtggccaaattttttttatcttaatggacaatttttaattttactattccaaagtgactattttcaaaatccactctacatatatatatatatatatatatatatatatatatatatatatatgtaattgataattaaattaatcgtTATTAATGGTGATATTGATAAAGTTTTGACACGAAAATTTTGGACATTTAGTTTagcttttatataattatatatataaatatattctccctccgtcccgcgaattTTGAAgcaattcttttcggcacgggaattaagaaaatacttCAATATTTaatgtgttaagtgtgataggtgaaaaagtgaaaagatgaataaagagaaatttttttgtcatataagaaaatgacttaagattcgtggaacggctgaaaaagaaaagtgactcaagattcgtgggacggaagtAGTAGATTTTTTGAGGAAGACCGAGCTTGTAAAAACTACAtcggtcatatatatataaggaaagcCAGATCTCTGTATTACATCAACATAGATTCTCAACCTGTTTGATTAATGAGATACAGTTTCTGGCCTTCCGTAATCATATCGACATCCAAAATTTGGCCTCCGTCTTCAGATAATATAATGCATTCAGCATCAAGCATCCCCAGCTGGTGGGAGGCAGCTTCTATTAGCTCTTCCATGGCGTGAGGAACCCACATCACAACTCCATGTCTTCTTCCTTCTTTAGGATCCCATGGATGAAACGGGAACACAGTGCACTTCTTCTTTGCATGTGTTAGCTCTGCTACAATAATAATCACATTAATCAACCATTTCTCAACATGCCCCTCACATTATCATATATATGTCTACCTGTGACTTCATTGACTCTATCAGGATACTCGGATAATTGGGCCGTCTTCGCCTCTTCCAGAAGTCGGATCATGTTTTTGTTTCCGCAAATTCTCCCTTCATCAATTGGAGTGTTTCCCCATCTGGAAGAGTAAGATAATGGCGATGTTTCGTAATTTTACCAAACAAATTGATGAATGAAGAATGAATCAAACAAGTTGAGTTACCTGTCTTTTGTGAAGACACTGGCTCCTGCTTCCAGAAGCAACTTCCCCATTAAATACAGTCCTTGAGAGGCAGCGACGTGAAGGGGGGTTCGATGATCATAGTCTTTCGAGTTGGGATCGATGCCATTGGATAACAACCTTCTCAGGAAATCTGAATCGCCTCTTGCAACCACTGCGCACAAGTAGCTACCAACATTGTCGATTTTAAGTATGGCCCCTTCTTTAGAAAGAAGTGAAGCAACCTTGTCGTGCCCGTTCTTGATGGCTTCGAGCAAGGGGGTGTTACCAAAATTATCTGTTTAGAGAAACACCAATTTAAGTAAATATGACAGAATCGTGATCTCAATATGGACCCCCGGCCCTGTAGTTACCTTCAGCGTTGATGTCTACACTTTCTTGTATCAAGAACAGAGTGATATCTTCGTATCCTCTTGATGCAGCAAGATGCTGAGTAAAAGATAAACCATTTCATCACTATTTTATGGCATTTCATTTGATGCCGAACCTTGACAGCAGAAAAATGTATATCCAACCATTTACTTCCTAAAATATACATGTTACTGCCTCAAAAACAAGACGAACAGAAAAGAAAGGGAACAAGATTTTATATGTTAGCTTCATTGGTTGACAGCAGAAGCATTTTGAAGTATCACAGATCCAGAAACAGTAAGAACATCGCCATGAGATGCCAGAAACAGTTTAAAAGCATATAGCAAGAAGGTGGGAAGAGGTGAATCAGCAGGAAGTACACAAATGTTAATAGGTAATTGTTCAAACCATACCAGCGCTGTCCTTCCATCATAATCTTTCTTGTTGGGATCTGCTCCAGAACGGATTACGCTTTTAAGTTGATACAGATCACCGTAAAATGCTGCACTATTCACTCTCAAAGCAAGATCAGCCTCTTGTTTACCAATATGGAATGTAATATCCGACTCCAATTGCTTCAGGCGTAGATTAGATTCTTTTCCCTAGTTACAAGAAAGGCAAAGATAAGATTCTTTTCGCTATCATAAGTAGGAAAAGAGACTTCATTTATGCTAAGAGAGGAAGCATAATAGGAGCTTGTAGGCATGTGTCTACAGATGAATTACCTCCAACAAGTTAGTCAAGACTTTCCGGCCATCGTGGAAATATATCTCGAGAATATTGGAGAAAGATTGTTTATCAATACGCAAGAGTCTGCATAGTTCACATACGCGCACAGTATAAGGCTGAGGAATGTTGCAAAGAATGGAAATCTCTCCAAACGAGCTGTTAGGCTCTAGAAGAGACACAGTCTCTTCTAATCCATCAGCCCCTATTCCAACCTCCTCCTGCATGATATGGCACCTATCGATCAATCTCACatccaaaaagggaaataaagatatttgacaaaaataagtataaaaatcataactAAAATATGTTGCATGAGTTGGCAGTTCCAGAAAATATAGGTCCTATTTAAGCTGTTTGCTACTGTGTACTAACTCCTAATAAATCTTAAGACAGGAATTCTGGTTTTTAATTAACGGCTGAAAGCTCATCTGTCTTGCAAAGGTTTAGATAGATCCACTTCCACAAGAACATCCTTGATACAGGCCCTAGATATTTgctaaaatatatctatatgATGTAAACCAGAAGGATTTTGCATGAACAAATAGCCATGCGGCCCATGTCAATTTGGAAATGCTAAGCTCGTGCAAAAGAGTTTGGGAAAAACTCATGTATCACaatataataagataaaagAGTTAGAATGCCGCACCAAGACACCATGACAAACAAAATAGAGCTGATCCACAACATTCCCCTGTTCCATTATGACTTCTCCAGGGAGAAAAAATTCCTCATGGACCCGAGTTACCTACAGAGAGAGAtatatttggaaataatttaGCAGCCTGAACCAAAGAATGAATGATGAACAGTGAACATATATATCATTTGAAGGCAAACCAGAAGGACATATATGGTAAAGAAAAATCACAAGATGGTATTTTACAAACTGTAATGTGTTCTCTCCTAACAGCATTTATTACACTCTTCACATTAATATTCTGGTATCAGAACATTTTTGTTTATGAAAAACTGAACTGATGGACATATATATACCCCACCCGTAATAAGAAAAGAATAGTATTCGACAGTGCATTCAATTATTGAATGAAATTACTTGATGATCAAATGACCAACTTACGATTTGATTGATGAATTCTTGGGAGCAACCTTTGAAAAGGGGAATATTTTCCACATATGACTTATACAGAGTCTGAGATATCTGCAAGAATAAATGACTGCGTCACTGAAAAGGTTCATTTATTCCTTGTGTATAATTACACAAACGAAGAAGTTATCTTTATAACTGGATAAAAATTGTTCGGCATTGAAGATACGACTAAGATAAACAATGGACTGATATACCTCAAGTTCTCAACACAGAGCACTTTAAACAATGAGAAACAGCAGCTAAAGACAGAACTTTGACTGCATAATCAAAATGtgtaaaaaatttaagatagaCCATCAAAACAGATACTGTCACTCAGCATCATGCAAGGATTATAATTCAACAAAGTGCTTGGATCCAACTATAATGCAGAGATCTTCCGCATAGGAGAAATTGAGCACATTTGTTGAACTACGGAGTTTCAAATATGAGGATAGTATAGCCAATCAAATAGGTATTTTAGCAATACAGTGCAGGATCTCAAGGCAAatcacatactccctccgtcccggcttttggtatccaggtgagaacggcacggattttaataaagtgattgatgtgttgtgagtggaacaagggtcccacattttatgtgagagttaaaataattaaagtggagtaggggtcccacctacttttaccaaaaatagaaattgatactaaaatgtgggacgatcaaaaaaggaaaattggatactaaaagctgggacggagggagtagttcaTACCATCATTTTTTTAGAAATTTATGAATTGCAACTGTACATTGCAAAAGTTCATTAAGATAAGCAAAATCCATAGTTAGGCATCAACGAACAAATAATGGAGTTCAGCAGTAAACTTGAGTTAAGCCCATTCAAGTGACTGGTTCCAATAAGATGAAGTAAGAACAAGTATCtgtgtctctctctctcacacacacacgcaatGACACAGTTTTGACCATAAGCTATTATAGTATGGATTGCAATTTTCCAACTCACAGAAGTTGATATGAGCTAGCTATATATACTCTGTACAGAGTTTCCAGATTCTTACCTTGGCACGAATAGACATTGGGATATCTTGTAGAACAGCGGCATCAGTGTAGCTACTTTCATATTGCAAACGCAAGTGCCCTTTTATTTGATTACGTAGTTCCTTTCCAAGTCTGTTTCTGTTCATATATTTGGTAAGATCAGTCATTTTGTCCCTATATCTTACTGTCTTCGATCCTTTCACGATCAGTGCTGTCATGTTACCAATCAAATATGCACCAAGAATCATGTCAAAGGAAACATAGATCATAATGAATATCATTTCTCTCAGATTGACTGCGTGTATATCTCCATAGCCTGTACAAGAGAGAGACAAACAGGATAAATGGAACATTCATATAGATAGTAAGCAGAGTACGAGAAAGACACAATATAGTAATGACAGAGAAACATCTTTTAGGAAAAGCTAACATTTTCTCCAGTATAGCTGAATAAAACAATTTGTCATGCAAAATTGAACTCGCCAACTTTATGAATGAACCAAATATTGGGATAGAGCATTTTCTATGCTTAATGTGAAGTGTAAACAAAGGCTCACCTACAGTTGCCATGGTCACAATGGCAAAATACATTGAAGTAGTGTAACGCGTCCATATATCTATCTCTCTGAACTGTGAATAACTATAGTCACCCAATTTCAAACTCCCAATCCATGTGTAACCTTCCTTCTCTTGAGGGAGCGTAGTGGCTAGGTAGTAGAAGATGCAAGCTGCTGTATGCGTGCAGTAGAGTTCAACAGCGATTAGTTTCACTATCCTTGTGAAAAGATAATTGATTCTGATGTCCTTTTCCATCCTCTGGAAGAAATCTGTAAGTCTGCGAACCCGTATCAACCTGATCCAGAGAAGATACCTCACCTCTTCTTTTTTTCCACAAGCCTATTGGGATGTACATATTATACGCATGTTATCCAAATAAGCAGGTAATGAGATGCAGAAAtgtaaaaagaaaagataaagaGTCAAACCTTGTAGATAATATCCCAAGGCATGCAAGCTAGAAGGTCCggaaaaaaatgagatttaatATACCTGCGTGCAGGAAACCAAACAAAAAAACTTAACACATAATGCAAGAAAGCCCCTTTATTTGTACATGGTGCAATAAATCAACTACAAGGGAAAAGGAAAGAAGTACCGTAGGGCAATTGGATTACGCTTGTAAACCATTTTGTAGGAATGGCTATCCCTGTAAGCCACAAAGAATTGCAAGATAATGTCGAGAAGAAATGCCACCTGGCCAACAATGTCTAAAATGAAGAGGTTCTCTGGCAGTCCCCTGAAGAACCCGAACTCCAATGGAGTAAAGAATGATGAGTATATTGCCCATATTAGTATAAATTTCTCCCATGCCTTGTACCACCTGCATATTTTCTTTGAGAATCAACATTCTGGTAGTGAACAAATGCCTGATCAGTTGGAGAAACTCTGCTTAACTGTTTTAATTGTTTGATGGATGCCCAACCACAGAGGTTACAAGATAAAGTTCTAGACATTTATGATCTCTATAAACGATCAAATGGAAAGTGATAATGCCAATATGCCATATCTACCTTCTTCTTGAAGTTTACACATGCTCCTTGCCAATGCAAGAAAAACACATTTTTGACAACGACTTTGTCATTGGATTTTATCCCAACAAAACAAATGAAATTTGAGGAAAAGTAATATTTCGGATGTATTTTTCCTGTCTGAATAATGGTAAACCGATCAATGCAATGCAGTTGAAGTTCCAtgttctaaaaaaaattgaatgtgtttttttttttgttttttctttttttgtttgaaGTTTTCAGTTTACTATGTTAAGAAGGATAAATATGATACACAGATTAACCTACTATGTTAAGTGGGATAAATATGGTGAGGTAACATATACAATCTCGTTTTTCACTAAATCGTTGCAAGCCGTTACCACACAAAATTTGCACTTATAAGATGCAATGTGAGATTAaaatacacaaaaaaaaaaaaaaaaaaactctgtTTTCCATTCACCAATCCTATAATGAATTAAGGGTTAAAAATGCTTTCTGTATCCACCTTAtgcagtttttgaaaaaatatctCTACCTTTGAGAATGATCAAAAAGACCTCTGAATTATtcttttttccaattatatttaTCGGATCAAGCCTTCCGGAGACTTGCTTtgatgacaaaaaaaaaattaaagaaatcaaAGATCCGACctatttttccatatttatcAGAGGTCGTATGGAACATCCCATGTGATGCATCAATTCAGCATGTCAAATTGTGTATCAAAGAACTGTATAAGGTCCACTGTACAGATATGTGTACAAATTGCAGTTACTTGACAGGCTAAAAATATGGAGTACCATTTATGTACAATATTAATAAGTATCAACAAAAAATAAGAGCTTTGgtaatactccctccttccATCAAAAATAGTcctataattttcaaaaataaaaagggactaatttttgtgaacattccaaaatagtaaaaaatgactactttttgtggacggatgagtAAAATTTAGATATAACCGAACATAAACATATATCTCATTTAAATTATGACAAATAAAAAGATGCTTCCGCCCAAGTTCACTTGTGCATTAGATAACACCTACTACTATTTATAAGAGATGGCTTCCTTGTTCTCCACGATGTCCCAATCGTATCATTTACTATAACAAAAgaattaatagtgttttatattCCTAACTTTTAACATTTTTTacaaaatatttcaaattttcgTAATTACTGTAACTTTTAACGTAATCCATAA includes these proteins:
- the LOC131021903 gene encoding potassium channel SKOR isoform X2, yielding MESFKKKSFKIGHSDNGEEGNSSHGREEYVVEDLRERIQSSRDSRLTLVENELEMDLTRRRFSRYSVINGLKDLSQGLFIHPDNRWYKAWEKFILIWAIYSSFFTPLEFGFFRGLPENLFILDIVGQVAFLLDIILQFFVAYRDSHSYKMVYKRNPIALRYIKSHFFPDLLACMPWDIIYKACGKKEEVRYLLWIRLIRVRRLTDFFQRMEKDIRINYLFTRIVKLIAVELYCTHTAACIFYYLATTLPQEKEGYTWIGSLKLGDYSYSQFREIDIWTRYTTSMYFAIVTMATVGYGDIHAVNLREMIFIMIYVSFDMILGAYLIGNMTALIVKGSKTVRYRDKMTDLTKYMNRNRLGKELRNQIKGHLRLQYESSYTDAAVLQDIPMSIRAKISQTLYKSYVENIPLFKGCSQEFINQIVTRVHEEFFLPGEVIMEQGNVVDQLYFVCHGVLEEVGIGADGLEETVSLLEPNSSFGEISILCNIPQPYTVRVCELCRLLRIDKQSFSNILEIYFHDGRKVLTNLLEGKESNLRLKQLESDITFHIGKQEADLALRVNSAAFYGDLYQLKSVIRSGADPNKKDYDGRTALHLAASRGYEDITLFLIQESVDINAEDNFGNTPLLEAIKNGHDKVASLLSKEGAILKIDNVGSYLCAVVARGDSDFLRRLLSNGIDPNSKDYDHRTPLHVAASQGLYLMGKLLLEAGASVFTKDRWGNTPIDEGRICGNKNMIRLLEEAKTAQLSEYPDRVNEVTELTHAKKKCTVFPFHPWDPKEGRRHGVVMWVPHAMEELIEAASHQLGMLDAECIILSEDGGQILDVDMITEGQKLYLINQTG
- the LOC131021903 gene encoding potassium channel SKOR isoform X3, with translation MSRTLSCNLCGWASIKQLKQWYKAWEKFILIWAIYSSFFTPLEFGFFRGLPENLFILDIVGQVAFLLDIILQFFVAYRDSHSYKMVYKRNPIALRYIKSHFFPDLLACMPWDIIYKACGKKEEVRYLLWIRLIRVRRLTDFFQRMEKDIRINYLFTRIVKLIAVELYCTHTAACIFYYLATTLPQEKEGYTWIGSLKLGDYSYSQFREIDIWTRYTTSMYFAIVTMATVGYGDIHAVNLREMIFIMIYVSFDMILGAYLIGNMTALIVKGSKTVRYRDKMTDLTKYMNRNRLGKELRNQIKGHLRLQYESSYTDAAVLQDIPMSIRAKISQTLYKSYVENIPLFKGCSQEFINQIVTRVHEEFFLPGEVIMEQGNVVDQLYFVCHGVLEEVGIGADGLEETVSLLEPNSSFGEISILCNIPQPYTVRVCELCRLLRIDKQSFSNILEIYFHDGRKVLTNLLEGKESNLRLKQLESDITFHIGKQEADLALRVNSAAFYGDLYQLKSVIRSGADPNKKDYDGRTALHLAASRGYEDITLFLIQESVDINAEDNFGNTPLLEAIKNGHDKVASLLSKEGAILKIDNVGSYLCAVVARGDSDFLRRLLSNGIDPNSKDYDHRTPLHVAASQGLYLMGKLLLEAGASVFTKDRWGNTPIDEGRICGNKNMIRLLEEAKTAQLSEYPDRVNEVTAELTHAKKKCTVFPFHPWDPKEGRRHGVVMWVPHAMEELIEAASHQLGMLDAECIILSEDGGQILDVDMITEGQKLYLINQTG